Proteins from one Sabethes cyaneus chromosome 2, idSabCyanKW18_F2, whole genome shotgun sequence genomic window:
- the LOC128737866 gene encoding uncharacterized protein LOC128737866 isoform X1, which produces MAPGANSNNNNQNRQTGTKPKTKSSKKNSVPREVVAPTRRDLQQQLNVLVDWATVSGVAEAATSNQQQAGSAVGASGSQQNILLKPRNNRTPGEGTCYEIDNLALQDNSRYIPVRPIVRRNLLSESAGTESGEQHNTTVGVVIPTTPNSALQTFRLNDASGASSIGINNLINNNTGSQKHILNPFQQQQLQQQQQQQQLRASPLSSRVPDGASQNQLNLNKNSNQQQQQLQQQQQQFYGVGAIGGGAASKANFEDKLNQIQEYIKLTTNLISSVQNDNSLSQRKQSQEGGKQINISTEMGDQSCYFMPINSTSLESVPNSDSELNGPRPQSVQSICTNNSTTPVQTPSYDELRYRMEGQSRNMQALKEQQAHLLRLQQAARQQLQEMEAIRHQTAANVVPLENFESVEQVQEGISSVMERMHVLASFIQNQQALSKLLGGENDDVVNEQDILQQKFQELRHKKAQMHNLVSELQNLNVEASRHFETTAPSTGVERNVPIELTNAPAPAADMKKATKTFNQNNVEHAMLNGTRGGSITPKVENVLHDNVDGINEDEDEEEESEAIAGTADMLNEKINEINAMKSQLRRLKEMMDTVKLIEMKTGDSTNEDEDVPDENNDNADTDENSRSPSVASQISDQAGAAGGPTDKRREQLNQRVEALHAMTRDLREQAKSIAAERDALKISRSEIEKRRNNVAELQHQAEAQTSEKLTNHVASLVSSLPVGAKEREQIALKAELEQKRRELERIEKMTHSIKKNTELSRRNTEVAPPKVSSVSSTGSLQSPSHPPVIPPPPATSAANITSASNATNHSKNSADSGVTDIFANAQLESGSYQSSSTRSLNMVPPMPDICNRADRYHRKSEEVSASAARTSPWPAHLFGGSAGVGPSSSNTGPQSPHPFHPFVGSDIQVSSAYPAYNVYPNYSNLLPPHTPNSAPPLPDPLMFQHFMQTQQMLMNSITQCNQLLWIQQREINNLNNAVLLLQERILNNGNNNILLNDIHVPGAGAHIRAESTPPNNSLNSAGTLSGSVYSRARSEQPSMNHQQTPSSPYQTIPSNTVQHTPYGSLSGGSTGQFHPFTPTSSHQSSAQFSINQQIQRNNTNISNANAAGSVNSNSSQRSYRNLRHVNINTANNAIYEQQQLQQQPLYSHQVSLQQHSNNFMNLNNPLQQTGAADDDTNLQHQPFNNVSVVAGGGSNLGPSHMINNLANGPTTTMQTGGPLQVSAPPPAQQQVCLNNLNNSSNNSNASQQTQALNNQVLPGVRANNYWDNFRSYSRQNLLSSNSCKSNEDSCTLSSGSCTNNINNQIQRNNSNTNNYNNSATCGSTGQNASNKYSSNFNRNNSLSNINQQTVSDVGSNPQQPNMSHQQPQQHYSSLPSSQQQQQQAQQPPQESATSFQQIPQTMFHQQQHHQQQQQQSQQQQQHHNPLNQSNSLDLGELQFHTNPINLGLANKSSHPKASGHKKYPLSLRSCRDGSNSSGEVSSNFYAVGAHADMISDLNLATASNYQHDSKSSSKLFEALKENVYQEVKNLITANESRPHFLIQLFRELQLISSDPLRQRTLQSIQELYNRYIETTLQQEQQEGHVNNIGSNNLLSSVAVPASATGNAQGTESAPGGQPPAAAENLEVVEMEVSQNFTNARNQQQQQQQQQQVSAAVYHFAPAAESNPNVANVTASGSNANDVPLGNELEANELGIPSSEIISIIMSDIVSVINSVDYINDSVLCKIAGVICNHATGASNGLFQSTQGGQQKTPERLLANPMLGPSMAAFLAQNDADFISREDFLRHLESWNRTDKDEFISNLENLLNNILLRSSAAEGDPGLVSSSNMNMNGDEEGQMRAQMQHQQQHLHDSLSSHGNGINSSADISTDNNETFASYPGNEVPYSPRGFPGVASVGGACGGRRLYGVSESDNMSNGVSSSNGYASTTYDLAEADQICDLDKSIAAGAVGGIASAPNSNAEALLHSIEDRRRMRQWMLDDDLPDMPKEQQQHHHQQQQQQQQQQQAAQNPDSRFGEVWQLEDE; this is translated from the exons ATGGCCCCCGGAGCTAATAGCAACAATAATAATCAAAATCGCCAGACAGGAACAAAACCGAAGACAAAATCTTCGAAGAAAAATTCAGTGCCTCGAGAGGTAGTTGCCCCGACTCGGCGAGATCTCCAGCAGCAGCTAAAT GTTCTCGTCGATTGGGCAACGGTATCGGGCGTTGCTGAAGCCGCGACTAGCAATCAGCAGCAGGCAGGATCAGCCGTTGGAGCTTCCGGCAGTCAGCAGAACATTCTACTCAAACCGAGAAACAACCGTACTCCGGGCGAAGGGACGTGTTACGAAATTG ATAATCTTGCCCTGCAGGACAACAGTCGCTACATTCCGGTGCGACCGATCGTCCGCCGAAATCTGCTGAGCGAAAGTGCTGGGACCGAGTCCGGCGAGCAGCACAATACCACGGTCGGTGTGGTTATTCCGACCACTCCAAACTCGGCGCTGCAAACGTTCCGCCTTAACGACGCCTCCGGAGCGTCCAGCATTGGCATTAACAATCTCATCAACAACAACACCGGTAGCCAAAAACACATTCTCAATCCCTTCCAACAGCAACAgctgcagcagcaacagcaacagcagcaactgcGTGCTTCTCCGCTTAGCTCGCGTGTTCCAGACGGAGCATCCCAGAATCAGCTCAATCTCAATAAAAACTCgaatcagcaacagcagcagctgcagcagcaacaacaacaattttACGGCGTTGGTGCCATTGGTGGAGGAGCTGCCTCGAAAGCCAATTTTGAAGACAAATTAAATCAGATTCAAGAGTATATTAAGTTGACCACCAATCTCATCTCGTCTGTACAAAACGAtaat AGTCTTTCACAGAGGAAGCAATCGCAGGAGGGAGGGAAGCAAATCAACATCTCTACCGAGATGGGTGATCAGAGTTGCTATTTCATGCCGATCAATTCCACTAGCTTAGAAAGTGTTCCAAACAGCGATTCTGAG CTCAACGGTCCACGGCCACAATCGGTTCAAAGTATCTGCACCAACAACTCCACAACTCCGGTGCAGACTCCTTCCTACGACGAACTGCGTTACCGAATGGAGGGCCAAAGCAGAAATATGCAAGCACTGAAAGAACAGCAAGCCCATCTTCTGCGATTGCAGCAAGCAGCACGCCAGCAACTGCAGGAAATGGAAGCGATTCGCCATCAAACAGCAGCCAACGTGGTTCCACTGGAAAACTTTGAATCCGTAGAGCAAGTTCAGGAAGGAATCAGTAGCGTGATGGAGCGGATGCATGTACTAGCTTCGTTCATCCAGAACCAGCAGGCGCTGAGTAAATTACTCGGTGGAGAAAATGATGATGTGGTTAATGAGCAGGACATTCTGCAGCAAAAGTTTCAGGAGTTACGCCATAAGAAAGCTCAGATGCATAATTTAGTTTCCGAGTTACAGAACTTGAATGTGGAAGCGAGTAGACACTTCGAAACCACAGCCCCATCAACTGGAGTTGAACGGAACGTTCCGATTGAACTAACAAATGCTCCAGCGCCAGCAGCAGATATGAAGAAAGCTACTAAGACTTTCAATCAAAATAATGTCGAACACGCAATGCTGAACGGGACCCGCGGTGGTTCTATAACACCGAAGGTGGAAAATGTGCTTCACGACAATGTGGATGGCATtaatgaggatgaggatgaggaagAGGAATCGGAGGCAATCGCTGGAACAGCAGATATGTTGAACGAGAAAATCAATGAAATCAACGCCATGAAATCTCAACTGCGACGGTTGAAAGAGATGATGGACACGGTGAAATTAATCGAAATGAAAACCGGCGATTCTACCAATGAAGATGAAGATGTCCCCGATGAGAACAATGATAACGCGGACACTGACGAGAACAGTCGTTCACCGAGCGTCGCCAGTCAGATTAGTGACCAAGCAGGAGCTGCAGGAGGACCCACGGACAAGCGACGAGAGCAGTTGAACCAGCGGGTGGAAGCCTTACATGCCATGACACGTGATCTTAGAGAGCAAGCAAAATCGATAGCCGCTGAAAGAGACGCTCTAAAAATCTCCCGTTCGGAAATTGAAAAGCGTCGCAATAACGTTGCTGAACTGCAGCACCAAGCTGAAGCTCAAACCTCAGAGAAGTTAACCAATCATGTGGCATCACTCGTTTCTTCGTTGCCAGTAGGGGCGAAAGAGCGCGAACAGATTGCACTAAAAGCTGAACTCGAACAAAAGAGACGCGAACTGGAGCGGATCGAAAAAATGACGCACAGTATCAAGAAGAACACTGAGCTATCTCGACGAAATACAGAGGTTGCACCACCGAAAGTCTCATCTGTTTCCTCTACTGGCTCTCTTCAATCCCCCAGTCATCCACCGGTAATTCCACCTCCTCCCGCGACTTCCGCTGCTAACATCACCAGCGCTAGTAACGCCACGAATCACTCGAAGAACTCCGCCGACTCCGGTGTGACTGATATATTTGCTAACGCTCAACTCGAATCCGGCAGCTATCAATCCAGCAGTACCCGTAGTTTGAATATGGTACCACCAATGCCAGATATTTGCAATCGCGCTGATCGCTATCATCGTAAGTCCGAGGAAGTTTCCGCTTCAGCGGCACGCACTTCACCTTGGCCAGCGCATTTGTTCGGTGGAAGCGCTGGAGTTGGTCCATCTAGCTCCAACACGGGACCTCAAAGTCCTCACCCGTTCCATCCATTCGTTGGTTCAGATATTCAAGTAAGTTCGGCCTATCCGGCCTACAATGTTTATCCGAACTATTCAAATCTGCTTCCACCGCATACACCCAATTCGGCACCACCGCTACCAGACCCCTTGATGTTCCAGCACTTTATGCAAACCCAGCAAATGCTGATGAACTCAATAACCCAGTGTAACCAGTTGCTTTGGATTCAGCAGCGTGAAATCAACAATCTTAACAATGCAGTACTGCTG CTACAAGAACGTATTCTCAACAACGGAAACAATAATATCTTGTTGAATGATATCCACGTTCCCGGTGCTGGAGCACACATACGAGCGGAGTCAACCCCACCAAACAACTCGCTCAATTCGGCTGGAACACTCTCCGGTTCCGTCTACAGTCGAGCTCGCTCCGAGCAACCATCAATGAATCACCAACAAACTCCTTCCTCCCCATATCAAACGATTCCATCAAACACTGTGCAGCACACGCCGTACGGCAGCCTCAGTGGCGGCTCCACCGGCCAGTTTCATCCCTTCACACCAACCTCATCACATCAGTCCAGTGCCCAATTTTCGATTAACCAACAAATCCAGCGTAATAACACTAACATCTCGAATGCTAACGCTGCCGGCTCGGTAAATAGCAATAGTAGCCAACGCAGCTATCGCAATCTCAGACACGTTAACATTAACACCGCTAACAATGCGATCTACGAACAACAGCAGCTTCAGCAACAGCCTCTATACAGTCACCAAGTCTCTCTGCAACAGCACTCGAATAATTTTATGAACCTAAACAACCCGTTACAACAGACGGGAGCAGCAGATGATGACACAAATCTGCAGCATCAGCCTTTCAACAACGTTTCCGTTGTTGCCGGTGGTGGCAGCAACCTCGGCCCGTCTCACATGATCAACAATTTGGCAAACGGACCGACAACGACCATGCAAACGGGAGGACCGCTGCAAGTTTCGGCGCCACCCCCCGCGCAGCAACAAGTTTGTCTGAACAATCTGAACAATAGCAGTAACAATAGCAACGCTTCTCAGCAAACGCAAGCCCTCAATAACCAAGTTCTACCGGGAGTACGTGCCAACAATTACTGGGACAATTTCAGAAG TTACTCAAGACAAAATCTTCTGTCGAGCAACAGCTGCAAAAGCAACGAAGATTCCTGCACTCTCAGTTCCGGCAGCTGCACCAACAACATCAACAATCAAATTCAGCGTAACAATAGTAATACAAACAATTACAACAATAGTGCCACGTGTGGTTCCACCGGTCAAAACGCTAGTAACAagtattcttcaaattttaACCGCAACAATTCGCTTAGCAACATTAATCAGCAGACAGTATCCGATGTGGGTTCCAATCCGCAGCAACCGAATATGTCACATCAGCAACCACAGCAACACTATTCATCTTTGCCATCatcgcaacaacaacaacagcaagcaCAGCAACCGCCGCAAGAGTCTGCGACATCTTTCCAACAGATACCGCAGACGATGTTCCACCAACAGCAACATcaccagcaacagcaacaacaatcacaacagcagcaacaacatcaCAACCCTCTGAACCAATCGAATTCCCTCGATCTCGGCGAGCTGCAGTTCCACACCAATCCGATCAACCTAGGATTGGCCAACAAAAGCAGCCATCCCAAAGCTAGCGGCCACAAGAAATACCCCCTTTCGTTGCGATCCTGTCGCGACGGTAGCAATTCTAGCGGGGAAGTCAGCTCGAATTTCTACGCGGTCGGTGCACACGCGGATATGATCAGCGATCTGAACTTGGCCACTGCCAGCAACTATCAGCACGATTCCAA ATCGTCATCGAAGCTGttcgaagctctcaaagagAATGTCTATCAAGAGGTTAAAAACCTCATTACCGCGAACGAATCGAGACCCCACTTCCTAATTCAACTATTCCGAGAGCTGCAGCTCATTTCGTCCGATCCGTTGCGCCAGCGGACGCTGCAATCTATTCAGGAGCTGTATAATCGTTACATAGAGACCACTCTGCAACAAGAACAACAGGAAGGTCACGTCAACAACATAGGCAGTAATAATTTGCTTTCTTCAGTAGCGGTGCCCGCGTCAGCCACCGGTAATGCTCAAGGTACAGAAAGCGCACCCGGTGGACAGCCGCCAGCGGCCGCGGAAAATTTGGAAGTTGTAGAAATGGAGGTTTCGCAGAACTTTACCAACGCCCGaaatcagcagcagcaacagcaacagcaacaacaagtaTCAGCGGCGGTTTATCACTTTGCGCCTGCGGCGGAAAGTAATCCTAACGTTGCTAATGTTACTGCATCTGGTTCGAACGCAAACGACGTCCCACTCGGGAATGAGCTAGAAGCTAACGAGCTTGGCATTCCCAGCTCGGAAATAATCAGCATTATTATGAGCGACATAGTTTCAGTAATCAATTCGGTCGATTACATCAACGACTCGGTTCTGTGTAAGATTGCGGGGGTAATTTGTAATCATGCCACCGGTGCTTCCAATGGACTGTTTCAGAGTACTCAAGGAGGACAGCAGAAGACTCCTGAGAGATTGCTAGCCAATCCCATGCTAGGTCCTTCAATGGCCGCCTTCCTGGCACAGAACGACGCTGACTTCATAAGTCGGGAGGATTTTCTCCGCCATCTGGAGAGCTGGAACCGAACCGATAAGGAtgaattcatttccaatttaGAAAATCTGTTGAATAACATCCTGTTAAGGTCATCTGCTGCAGAAGGTGATCCAGGACTGGTATCGTCCTCGAACATGAACATGAACGGTGACGAGGAAGGACAAATGAGAGCTCAAAtgcaacatcaacaacaacatcTTCATGACTCTTTGTCAAGTCACGGAAATGGCATTAACAGTAGTGCTGATATTAGCACCGACAACAATGAAACGTTTGCTTCCTATCCTGGAAACGAGGTACCGTATTCTCCACGAGGTTTTCCTGGCGTTGCCAGTGTTGGTGGAGCATGTGGCGGTCGACGCTTGTATGGAGTATCTGAAAGCGATAATATGTCGAATGGTGTGAGCAGTTCAAACGGTTATGCATCGACGACATACGACTTGGCTGAGGCGGATCAAATCTGCGATTTAGACAAAAGCATTGCTGCTGGCGCGGTTGGGGGAATTGCTTCAGCACCGAATTCGAACGCTGAAGCCTTGTTGCACAGCATAGAAGATCGACGAAGAATGAGACAGTGGATGCTGGATGATGATCTTCCGGATATGCCGAAAGAGCAACAACAGCACCAtcaccagcaacagcagcagcagcagcagcagcaacaagcggCGCAAAATCCAGATTCTAGGTTCGGTGAGGTGTGGCAGCTTGAGGatgaataa